The following proteins are encoded in a genomic region of Gossypium hirsutum isolate 1008001.06 chromosome D05, Gossypium_hirsutum_v2.1, whole genome shotgun sequence:
- the LOC107902287 gene encoding uncharacterized protein yields MVVGLACLLVIVFYAHKSKAYMRINVGLGIFVVSLLVVPVMDAVYIKGQVGLYDKFYVTVGLLALAGIGDALVQGGLIGVAGELPERYMASANSRVDPGLTPFLVEKHSFSPELAVKTASSLTYVKDPRKCDTIISFLKESGFSKSHIEAVVKRKPNLLYSSFEKTIKPKFKIFQDLGFSTHDVADIVASDPWILTRSVDDRIAPSISDLKTILGSNDDVVKLLKTSAWFLKSDLQKTMMPNIEFLRNCGICSSQIVSYVFSFPRFFLLKPESIKQFVERADALGFDRKSNMFLAAIRMLSSMSEENWELKLKLFRKLGFSEDDIMSTFRRTPQVFAVSERKIKQVTDFCLIERILERRLKPRLLVIETLESKNSLRRKVNMTTIYKMPDKKFREKYVVPYLKELEEVSMSIVGT; encoded by the exons ATGGTCGTCGGCCTTGCTTGCCTCTTGGTCATTGTATTTTATGCTCACAAGAGTAAAGCTTACATGCGGATCAATGTTGGTTTGGGCATTTTCGTGGTTTCCCTGCTCGTCGTGCCTGTTATGGATGCGGTTTATATTAAGGGTCAGGTCGgattgtatgacaaattctacgTCACGGTCGGTCTTCTCGCTCTGGCGGGTATAGGCGATGCGCTTGTTCAAGGTGGGCTCATTGGAGTGGCTGGAGAATTGCCTGAACGCTACAT GGCCTCGGCTAACTCCAGAGTTGACCCAGGTCTAACTCCATTTTTGGTTGAGAAACACAGCTTTTCCCCTGAACTTGCCGTCAAGACTGCATCTTCCCTAACCTATGTGAAGGATCCTCGTAAGTGTGATACTATAATTTCCTTCTTGAAAGAAAGCGGTTTCTCTAAATCCCATATTGAAGCAGTGGTCAAAAGAAAGCCTAACCTTCTATATTCTAGTTTTGAGAAAACCATTAAACCCAAGTTCAAGATTTTCCAGGATTTAGGATTTTCAACACATGATGTTGCTGATATTGTAGCTAGTGATCCCTGGATTTTGACTAGAAGCGTGGATGATAGGATTGCACCTTCTATTTCTGATTTAAAGACTATTTTAGGATCGAATGATGATGTTGTTAAGTTATTGAAAACTTCTGCTTGGTTTCTCAAATCTGATTTGCAAAAGACTATGATGCCTAATATAGAGTTCTTGAGAAATTGCGGGATTTGTTCATCGCAAATTGTTTCATATGTGTTCAGCTTTCCTAGATTTTTCTTGCTTAAACCTGAGAGCATTAAGCAGTTTGTTGAAAGGGCGGATGCCTTGGGGTTTGATAGGAAGTCAAATATGTTTCTTGCTGCTATTAGGATGTTAAGTTCAATGAGTGAAGAGAATTGGGAACTCAAATTGAAGCTTTTTAGGAAATTGGGTTTCTCTGAAGATGATATCATGTCTACTTTTAGGAGGACACCACAGGTGTTTGCTGTATCTGAAAGGAAGATTAAGCAAGTCACTGACTTTTGCTTAATAGAACGAAT CCTTGAGCGTAGGCTGAAGCCTCGGTTACTGGTTATTGAGACTCTGGAAAGTAAGAATTCGCTAAGAAGGAAAGTTAACATGACTACAATTTATAAGATGCCTGACAAGAAGTTCAGAGAGAAATACGTTGTTCCTTACTTAAAAGAGCTCGAGGAAGTATCCATGTCTATTGTGGGCacttaa